A single genomic interval of Arthrobacter methylotrophus harbors:
- a CDS encoding acyl-CoA dehydrogenase family protein, with amino-acid sequence MSDISDLIDFDSLLTAEERTLRDSVRSFVDSEIKPNIAGWYENGHFPVEIVPELAKLGLLGMHLKGYGCAGRSAVDYGLAGAELEAGDSGTRTLVSVQGSLAMSAIYKHGSDEQKQEWLPAMAKGEVIGCFGLTEPTAGSDPGSMTTFARCDGGDWVLNGAKRWIGLASVAQIAIIWAQTDGGVRGFLVPTSTPGFTATPIGAKLSMRSSIQCDIELTDVRLPESAVLPNVVGLKGPFSCLNEARYGIIWGAMGAARDSFEAALDYSKGRMQFGRPLAGYQLTQQKLVDMALEINKGFLLALHLGRKKDAGTLQPDQISVGKLNNCREAIKIAREARTILGGNGITLDYSPLRHANNLESVRTYEGTDEVHTLILGQRLTGVAAFR; translated from the coding sequence ATGTCTGACATCAGTGATTTGATTGACTTCGATTCCTTGCTCACCGCGGAAGAGCGTACGCTGCGCGATTCCGTGCGGTCCTTCGTTGACAGCGAGATCAAGCCGAACATCGCAGGCTGGTACGAAAATGGCCACTTCCCGGTGGAGATCGTCCCGGAACTGGCCAAGCTCGGCCTACTGGGCATGCACCTGAAAGGCTACGGCTGCGCCGGCCGTTCCGCCGTGGACTACGGCCTGGCGGGTGCGGAGCTGGAAGCCGGCGACTCGGGGACGCGGACCCTTGTTTCTGTGCAGGGATCGCTGGCCATGAGCGCCATCTACAAGCACGGCTCCGACGAGCAGAAGCAGGAATGGCTGCCGGCAATGGCCAAAGGCGAGGTGATCGGCTGCTTCGGCCTGACCGAACCCACTGCCGGATCGGATCCGGGCAGCATGACTACTTTCGCCCGCTGCGACGGCGGCGACTGGGTGCTCAACGGCGCCAAGCGCTGGATCGGATTGGCGTCCGTGGCCCAGATCGCCATCATCTGGGCCCAGACCGACGGCGGGGTGCGCGGCTTCCTGGTGCCCACTTCGACCCCGGGATTCACGGCCACGCCGATCGGAGCGAAGCTGTCCATGCGCTCCTCCATCCAGTGCGACATAGAACTCACAGACGTTCGCCTGCCCGAATCCGCGGTATTGCCGAACGTCGTCGGGCTCAAGGGCCCGTTCTCCTGCCTGAATGAGGCCCGCTACGGCATCATCTGGGGCGCCATGGGAGCGGCCCGCGACTCCTTCGAGGCCGCCCTGGACTATTCCAAGGGCCGTATGCAGTTCGGCAGACCACTGGCCGGCTACCAGCTGACCCAGCAGAAGCTGGTGGACATGGCTTTAGAGATCAACAAGGGCTTCCTGCTCGCCCTGCACCTGGGCCGGAAGAAGGACGCCGGAACGCTGCAGCCGGACCAGATCTCGGTTGGTAAACTGAACAATTGCCGTGAGGCCATCAAAATTGCCCGCGAAGCCCGCACCATCCTCGGGGGCAATGGCATCACCTTGGACTACTCACCGTTGCGGCACGCGAACAACCTCGAATCCGTGCGCACCTACGAGGGCACCGACGAAGTCCACACCCTCATTCTGGGCCAGCGACTCACCGGCGTCGCTGCCTTCCGCTAA
- a CDS encoding acyl-CoA dehydrogenase family protein, which translates to MTTTADRRTATSDYFQLDDDLSQEEIGIRDKVRTFAENQVLPVINEYWERAEFPAVLLPPLAELGIIGTIIQGYGCPGMSRKAAGMVAREMARADGSLNTFLGVHSNLCMGALNILGSEQQKERWLPALARIEKTGAFALTEPDHGSDSVALETHARRDGDQWVISGHKRWIGNGHVADVIVLFARNTEDGNVNAFVVEKDYDGCYPAGYSPTVITGKVGKRAILQADIVIEEMRLPAANRLEGCHSFRDVSRVLQATRGGAAWEAVGHAMAVFEIAADYAQTRHQFGKPIASFQLVQSRLANMLSELTTMQLLCTRMAELADRGQLTNAQASMVKMATAQKGKWICNEARELLGGNGLLLENHVIRHMTDMEVVSTYEGTDSMQALIVGRDITGISAFN; encoded by the coding sequence ATGACCACAACGGCCGACCGTCGAACAGCTACCTCCGACTACTTCCAGCTGGATGATGACCTCAGCCAGGAGGAGATCGGCATCCGGGACAAGGTCCGGACGTTCGCCGAGAATCAAGTTTTGCCTGTCATCAACGAGTACTGGGAGAGGGCCGAGTTCCCCGCTGTGCTGCTGCCGCCGCTGGCCGAGTTGGGTATCATAGGCACGATCATCCAGGGTTACGGCTGCCCGGGCATGAGCCGCAAGGCCGCCGGCATGGTGGCCCGTGAGATGGCCCGCGCAGACGGCAGCCTGAACACCTTCCTGGGTGTGCACTCCAATCTGTGCATGGGAGCACTGAATATCCTCGGCAGCGAGCAGCAAAAAGAACGCTGGCTTCCTGCCCTGGCACGGATTGAAAAAACAGGAGCCTTCGCCCTGACCGAACCGGACCACGGCTCGGACTCCGTCGCGCTGGAAACCCACGCCCGGCGCGACGGGGACCAGTGGGTGATCAGCGGGCACAAGCGGTGGATCGGCAATGGACATGTCGCGGACGTTATTGTCCTGTTCGCCCGCAACACCGAGGACGGGAACGTCAACGCGTTCGTTGTCGAAAAGGACTACGACGGCTGCTACCCGGCGGGCTACTCCCCCACCGTGATCACCGGCAAGGTGGGCAAGCGGGCCATCCTGCAGGCCGACATCGTCATCGAGGAAATGCGCCTGCCCGCGGCCAACAGGCTCGAAGGTTGCCACTCCTTCCGCGACGTATCCCGGGTCCTGCAGGCGACCCGTGGCGGGGCTGCCTGGGAAGCCGTCGGACATGCCATGGCAGTTTTCGAGATTGCCGCCGATTACGCCCAGACCCGCCACCAGTTCGGCAAGCCGATCGCCTCCTTCCAGCTGGTTCAATCCCGGCTGGCGAACATGCTCAGCGAACTGACCACCATGCAGCTGCTGTGCACCCGGATGGCCGAACTCGCCGACCGCGGCCAGCTCACCAACGCCCAGGCGTCCATGGTCAAAATGGCCACCGCCCAAAAAGGCAAGTGGATCTGCAACGAGGCACGCGAGCTGCTCGGCGGCAACGGCCTGCTCCTGGAGAACCACGTCATCCGCCACATGACCGACATGGAAGTCGTCTCCACCTATGAGGGAACGGACTCGATGCAGGCGCTCATCGTGGGCCGCGACATCACCGGCATCTCCGCCTTCAACTGA
- a CDS encoding alpha/beta hydrolase: MLTETSLITEATTIVANLETRYLAGGPDDGVPVVFLHDGAWGGASDVTWSRVLPLAAEKFRVIAPDFLGYGGSAKSIRVDVSPFAFRIRHVFSLLDSLGINGPVHLVGNSFGGSIGLRALADETYRGRIASVTTINGTGGPWKAPDMAKIGDFDGTRTRLEEILDILCDPSDGREAQLDARFGWAAAPGHFTAMRGPHMPVPEALKVERPADPYPAQLQGVATPVLLVECTGDTLLESGWSKNLQAALPNAQAELLPYKHCPNITHPQETWDLIGGFLKSTIEGGK, translated from the coding sequence TTGCTCACCGAGACATCCTTGATCACCGAGGCCACGACGATCGTCGCCAACCTCGAAACCCGCTACCTTGCTGGAGGCCCCGACGACGGCGTCCCCGTGGTTTTCCTGCATGACGGTGCCTGGGGCGGTGCCTCCGACGTGACATGGAGTCGCGTCCTTCCGCTGGCCGCGGAGAAATTCCGCGTCATCGCACCCGACTTCCTCGGCTACGGCGGATCGGCCAAGTCGATCCGCGTGGACGTCTCGCCGTTCGCCTTCCGCATCCGCCACGTCTTCTCCCTGCTCGATTCCCTGGGCATCAACGGGCCGGTGCACCTGGTTGGAAACTCCTTCGGCGGATCGATCGGCCTGCGCGCGCTGGCCGATGAGACCTACCGCGGACGGATCGCCTCCGTCACCACGATCAACGGTACCGGCGGCCCGTGGAAGGCTCCGGACATGGCCAAGATCGGCGACTTCGACGGCACCCGGACCCGCCTTGAGGAGATCCTCGACATCCTCTGCGACCCTTCGGACGGCCGGGAAGCCCAGCTCGATGCCCGATTTGGCTGGGCGGCCGCGCCCGGGCACTTCACGGCCATGCGGGGACCACACATGCCGGTACCCGAGGCGCTCAAAGTTGAGCGCCCGGCCGATCCCTACCCCGCGCAGCTTCAGGGGGTCGCCACACCTGTCCTACTCGTGGAGTGCACCGGGGACACGCTGCTGGAAAGCGGCTGGTCCAAGAATCTCCAGGCCGCGCTGCCCAACGCACAGGCCGAACTACTGCCGTACAAGCACTGCCCCAACATCACCCACCCGCAGGAGACCTGGGACCTGATCGGCGGATTCCTCAAATCGACCATCGAAGGCGGCAAGTAA
- a CDS encoding enoyl-CoA hydratase/isomerase family protein gives MTAVVNDAGTSLDASSITALLIDERGDRLAVRLHRPEVRNAIDQTIVDELHAVCAHLERTPKVLILSGTPGEPATGTTAIFASGADIAQLRGRRRDDALAGINSGVFDRIARLPMPVIAALDGFALGGGAELAYAADFRIGTPGLRMGNPETGLGIMAAAGATWRLRELVGEPLAKEILLAGRTLTGQECLSAGLITELVEPGHLLDAAHALADRIARQDTLAVRLTKTVFHSPREVHPLIDNLAQGILFESAAKFDRMQQFLDRKKQ, from the coding sequence ATGACGGCGGTGGTGAACGACGCCGGAACCTCCCTGGACGCATCGTCCATCACGGCGCTGCTGATTGACGAACGCGGGGACCGTTTGGCGGTCCGGCTGCACAGGCCGGAGGTGCGCAATGCAATTGACCAGACCATTGTCGATGAGCTCCATGCAGTCTGCGCGCACCTTGAACGGACACCCAAAGTCCTGATTCTCTCCGGCACTCCCGGTGAGCCGGCCACCGGAACAACGGCCATTTTTGCCTCCGGTGCGGACATCGCCCAATTGCGCGGACGTCGTCGGGATGATGCCCTGGCCGGGATCAACTCCGGCGTCTTCGACCGGATCGCGAGGCTTCCCATGCCCGTCATCGCGGCACTGGACGGCTTCGCGCTGGGTGGCGGGGCGGAACTGGCCTACGCGGCCGATTTCCGTATCGGCACGCCGGGCCTGCGGATGGGCAACCCGGAAACCGGGCTGGGCATCATGGCCGCCGCCGGGGCAACATGGCGACTGCGCGAGCTCGTCGGGGAACCCTTGGCCAAGGAAATCCTCCTCGCCGGACGCACCCTGACAGGCCAGGAATGCCTCAGCGCCGGCCTGATCACAGAACTCGTTGAACCCGGGCACCTCCTGGATGCCGCCCACGCCCTGGCCGACCGCATTGCCCGGCAGGACACCCTCGCCGTGCGCCTGACAAAAACCGTCTTCCACTCGCCGCGGGAGGTCCATCCACTCATCGACAACCTGGCCCAAGGCATCCTCTTCGAATCCGCGGCCAAATTCGACCGCATGCAGCAGTTCCTGGACAGGAAGAAGCAGTAA
- a CDS encoding NAD(P)/FAD-dependent oxidoreductase: MNKTLDRAMTEMSEEALSAHLESAQVPALVMLTAHVTGDTSVLRDEWRPNLKTLPLSGLDPATEAEARTYCFELLTPFLATQDEWAAVPDESLRRKLATWLMGGENEDAQAMAAVAFTPNNVDPRQPHWTLQDIAPDSALDAVVIGAGFSGLLAGLRLKQAGVPFKIIEKSLDVGGTWWENTYPDCRTDVRSHIYTYSFVQHDWETHYGRQEKIHRYLHQFAADNGLLEHMVFGTEVTATHWDEETGTWTLETKTAAGVGEIIESNIVVSAVGQLNRPSIPNLLGLDSFSGPVVHSAQWDHSIDFSGKRVVVIGTGASTLQFAPAISKVAEKVTIFQRSAPWLRPTPVLRQEIETGERWMLNNLNQYRAYYRFSIFLPRLIGNLPAATVDPDFPPTEVSVSAANEELRQELTAYLEEQAGDDEELRKQIIPDYPPAAKRVICDDGTWVKTLKRDNVRLVSQGVNRIDSDGVWLGDEHVPADIILLGTGFKASDFLLPMSVSGIGGKDLHETWGIDASAYLGVTLPGYPNFFCMYGPNTNTVVHGNLVFFLECQANYIIDAVKTLAAGGYRAMSLRPDVFAEYDKEITEASAKRTWGWSKTHSWYMNAEGRSTIMWPLPAREYFERTSHVRSEDYNFG, from the coding sequence ATGAACAAAACACTCGATCGCGCCATGACGGAGATGAGCGAAGAAGCTCTGAGCGCCCACCTTGAATCGGCCCAGGTGCCGGCCCTCGTCATGCTGACGGCCCACGTCACTGGCGACACAAGTGTGCTGCGCGATGAATGGCGGCCGAACCTGAAGACGCTTCCGCTCAGCGGCCTGGATCCGGCAACCGAGGCTGAGGCCCGCACCTATTGCTTCGAACTGCTCACGCCGTTCCTTGCTACCCAGGACGAATGGGCAGCGGTCCCCGACGAGTCGCTGCGGCGAAAACTTGCCACTTGGCTGATGGGCGGGGAGAACGAAGACGCCCAGGCCATGGCTGCGGTCGCGTTTACCCCCAACAACGTGGACCCGCGCCAGCCCCATTGGACGCTCCAGGACATCGCCCCGGACAGCGCACTAGACGCCGTGGTGATCGGCGCCGGATTCTCCGGCCTGCTGGCCGGCCTGCGCCTGAAGCAGGCGGGTGTTCCGTTCAAGATCATCGAGAAGAGCCTGGACGTCGGCGGCACCTGGTGGGAAAACACCTACCCCGACTGCCGCACCGACGTCCGCAGCCACATCTACACCTATTCCTTCGTCCAGCACGATTGGGAAACCCACTACGGCCGCCAGGAAAAGATCCACCGCTACCTGCACCAGTTCGCCGCCGACAATGGCCTGCTCGAGCACATGGTCTTCGGCACCGAGGTCACGGCCACCCACTGGGACGAGGAAACCGGAACCTGGACCCTTGAAACCAAGACGGCCGCAGGCGTCGGGGAAATCATCGAATCCAACATTGTGGTCAGCGCCGTGGGCCAGCTCAACCGGCCCTCGATCCCCAACCTCCTGGGCCTGGATTCCTTCAGCGGTCCGGTGGTCCACTCTGCGCAATGGGACCACAGCATCGATTTCAGCGGCAAGCGCGTGGTTGTCATCGGCACCGGTGCCAGCACCCTGCAGTTCGCTCCCGCCATCTCGAAGGTTGCCGAGAAGGTAACGATTTTCCAGCGCAGCGCCCCGTGGCTGCGTCCCACCCCGGTGCTGCGCCAGGAGATCGAAACCGGCGAACGCTGGATGCTGAACAACCTGAACCAGTACCGCGCCTACTACCGCTTCTCCATTTTCCTGCCCCGGCTCATCGGCAACCTGCCAGCCGCGACTGTGGACCCGGACTTCCCGCCGACGGAGGTCTCGGTCTCCGCCGCCAACGAGGAGCTGCGCCAGGAGCTGACCGCATACCTTGAGGAGCAGGCCGGGGACGACGAGGAACTGCGCAAGCAGATCATCCCCGATTACCCACCGGCCGCCAAGCGGGTCATCTGCGACGACGGAACCTGGGTGAAGACGCTCAAGCGGGACAACGTCCGCTTGGTCAGTCAGGGAGTGAACCGCATCGACTCCGACGGCGTGTGGCTTGGCGACGAGCACGTTCCGGCCGACATCATCCTGCTCGGCACCGGCTTCAAGGCCTCCGACTTCCTGCTGCCTATGTCCGTATCCGGCATCGGAGGCAAGGACCTGCACGAGACCTGGGGCATCGACGCGAGCGCCTACCTGGGAGTGACACTGCCTGGCTACCCGAACTTCTTCTGCATGTACGGGCCCAACACAAACACTGTTGTCCACGGGAACCTGGTGTTCTTCCTCGAATGCCAGGCCAACTACATCATCGATGCAGTGAAGACGCTGGCCGCCGGCGGCTACCGTGCGATGTCCCTGCGCCCCGACGTGTTTGCCGAGTACGACAAGGAAATCACCGAAGCCAGCGCCAAGCGCACCTGGGGCTGGTCCAAGACCCACAGCTGGTACATGAACGCCGAGGGCCGTTCCACCATCATGTGGCCGCTTCCGGCCCGCGAATACTTCGAACGCACCAGCCATGTGCGCAGCGAAGACTACAACTTCGGCTGA
- a CDS encoding acetyl-CoA C-acyltransferase, protein MAEAFLIGGARTPVGRYGGSLSSMRPDDLAALTVRAAVERAGIDPAVVDEVILGNANGAGAENRNVARMAWLLNGYPDSVPGITVNRLCASGLSAIIMASHMVKAGAADIVVAGGVESMSRAPWVMEKPDKAFAKPGAVFDTSIGWRFTNPAFLSGPNSRDGKAAFSMPETAEEVARVYGTSREDCDAFAVRSHERALAAINAGRFADEIVPVGITGRKGATTLVDTDEGPRPGTSLEVLAALRPVVRGGSVVTAGNASTLNDGSSAIIVASEAAIQKYGLTPRARILEGSSAGVAPEVMGIGPVPATRKVLDRAGLSVSDLGAVELNEAFASQSLAVMRELKLEEDIVNSDGGAIALGHPLGSSGSRLVVTLLGRMERELTGNARKLGLATMCVGVGQGTALLIEGV, encoded by the coding sequence ATGGCTGAGGCCTTCCTGATTGGTGGCGCCCGCACGCCCGTGGGCCGCTACGGCGGCTCCCTCTCGTCGATGCGCCCTGACGACCTTGCGGCACTCACCGTACGCGCCGCCGTCGAACGCGCCGGTATTGATCCGGCGGTTGTGGATGAGGTGATCCTCGGCAACGCCAACGGCGCCGGTGCGGAGAACCGCAACGTGGCCCGCATGGCCTGGCTCCTGAACGGCTACCCGGACAGCGTCCCGGGAATCACCGTCAACCGCCTCTGCGCCTCCGGCCTGTCCGCCATCATCATGGCCTCCCACATGGTCAAGGCCGGCGCCGCGGACATCGTGGTAGCTGGCGGTGTGGAGTCGATGAGCCGTGCCCCCTGGGTCATGGAAAAACCTGACAAGGCCTTCGCCAAGCCCGGAGCCGTCTTTGACACGTCGATCGGCTGGCGCTTCACCAACCCGGCGTTCCTCTCCGGGCCGAACTCCCGCGACGGCAAGGCCGCGTTCTCCATGCCCGAGACCGCCGAGGAAGTGGCCCGCGTATACGGCACGTCGCGGGAGGACTGCGACGCCTTTGCCGTCCGCTCCCATGAACGGGCCCTGGCGGCCATCAACGCCGGCCGGTTCGCCGATGAGATCGTGCCCGTGGGCATCACCGGACGCAAGGGCGCCACCACCCTCGTGGACACCGATGAGGGACCCCGGCCCGGGACCAGCCTGGAGGTCCTCGCCGCGCTCCGACCCGTCGTCAGGGGCGGCTCCGTGGTCACCGCCGGCAATGCCTCCACCCTCAACGACGGATCGTCCGCCATCATCGTCGCCTCCGAGGCCGCTATCCAGAAATACGGGCTGACGCCCCGCGCAAGGATCCTCGAGGGCAGCTCCGCGGGAGTGGCCCCTGAAGTGATGGGCATCGGTCCCGTCCCCGCAACCCGGAAGGTACTGGATCGCGCCGGCCTCTCGGTCAGTGACCTGGGCGCCGTCGAACTCAACGAGGCCTTCGCCTCCCAGTCGCTCGCCGTCATGCGGGAGCTCAAGCTGGAAGAGGACATTGTGAATTCCGACGGCGGCGCCATCGCCCTCGGCCACCCGCTCGGCTCCTCCGGGTCCCGGCTCGTCGTGACCCTGCTCGGACGCATGGAACGCGAACTCACCGGCAACGCCCGCAAGCTCGGCCTCGCGACCATGTGCGTCGGCGTCGGCCAGGGAACAGCCCTGCTCATCGAGGGCGTCTGA
- a CDS encoding 3-hydroxyacyl-CoA dehydrogenase family protein produces MTNTIEASFGTPAGLLPATLGVLGGGRMGAGIAHAFLLNGSKVTVVERDDDSARGAQERVAASIAASFDRGALSGDCGEVLKRFETSTDYAAFASCDLVVEAVPEDGKLKATALSAVAEHLSPHAYLATNTSSLSVSRLAEALPKPESFLGLHFFNPVPTSTLIEVVVGEKTSEETLAAAKQWVSGLGKTAVVVQDAPGFASSRLGVAIALEAMRMVEAGVASAEDIDNAMVLGYKHPTGPLKTTDIVGLDVRLSIAEYLHATLGERFAPPQILHDMVAAGDLGRKTGKGFYNWN; encoded by the coding sequence ATGACAAACACCATCGAAGCATCCTTCGGCACTCCTGCCGGGCTCCTGCCAGCCACCCTCGGGGTACTGGGCGGCGGCCGCATGGGTGCCGGCATCGCCCATGCCTTCCTCCTCAACGGTTCGAAAGTGACCGTCGTCGAGCGCGACGACGACTCCGCCCGCGGCGCCCAGGAGCGCGTCGCTGCTTCCATCGCTGCGTCGTTTGACCGCGGTGCCCTGTCGGGGGATTGCGGTGAGGTCCTGAAGAGGTTCGAAACGAGCACCGACTACGCCGCCTTCGCCTCCTGCGACCTCGTGGTCGAGGCCGTTCCCGAGGACGGAAAGCTGAAGGCGACCGCACTCAGCGCCGTGGCGGAACACCTTTCCCCGCATGCCTATCTCGCGACCAACACCTCGTCCCTGTCGGTCAGCAGGCTCGCCGAGGCGCTGCCTAAGCCTGAGTCGTTCCTGGGCCTGCATTTCTTCAACCCTGTCCCCACCTCCACGCTCATCGAGGTTGTAGTCGGTGAAAAAACCTCCGAAGAGACTCTCGCCGCAGCAAAACAGTGGGTGTCTGGGCTGGGCAAAACCGCCGTCGTGGTCCAGGACGCGCCCGGCTTTGCCTCCTCCCGCCTTGGCGTCGCCATCGCACTGGAGGCGATGCGCATGGTCGAGGCAGGCGTCGCTTCTGCCGAGGACATCGACAACGCCATGGTTTTGGGCTACAAACACCCCACCGGACCCCTGAAGACAACCGACATTGTGGGTCTTGACGTGCGCCTCAGCATCGCCGAGTACCTGCATGCCACCCTCGGCGAGCGTTTCGCACCGCCGCAGATCCTGCACGACATGGTTGCTGCCGGTGATCTGGGGCGCAAGACCGGCAAGGGCTTCTACAACTGGAACTGA
- a CDS encoding SDR family NAD(P)-dependent oxidoreductase — MTDNGTFPALVLSGGSSGIGEALAADLRNDWAVTSVSRSLPSNPLDGVNYVAGDVAGDAPQAVRESLAAQGRTSIHSLVHCAGIGVFGPFMEMPKAEWERVLLLNLHGTLNFVQGVADLVEDGGRIVLFSSGTVFKAPAGAAAYAASKAGIIGFSRSLAAEMGARNITVNVIAPGLVMTPLATQLAGGEAKNIETRAIKRASVVEDYVGPTRFFLSPGAGFVTGQTLVVDGGSIRR; from the coding sequence ATGACGGATAACGGCACGTTCCCGGCCTTGGTCCTCAGCGGCGGGTCCTCCGGCATCGGCGAGGCGTTGGCTGCGGACCTGCGGAACGATTGGGCGGTCACGTCCGTCTCCCGTTCCTTGCCCAGCAACCCGCTTGACGGGGTGAACTACGTCGCCGGCGACGTCGCCGGCGACGCTCCGCAGGCCGTGCGTGAATCCCTGGCGGCACAGGGCCGCACCAGCATCCACTCACTGGTCCACTGTGCGGGCATCGGGGTGTTCGGCCCGTTCATGGAGATGCCCAAGGCAGAGTGGGAGCGTGTGCTGCTGCTGAACCTGCACGGCACGCTGAACTTCGTCCAGGGCGTTGCGGACCTGGTGGAGGACGGCGGCAGGATTGTCCTCTTCTCCTCCGGCACCGTGTTCAAGGCTCCCGCGGGCGCGGCAGCCTATGCGGCCTCCAAGGCCGGCATCATCGGCTTCTCCCGGAGCCTCGCCGCGGAAATGGGCGCACGGAATATCACTGTCAACGTGATTGCCCCCGGCTTGGTCATGACCCCGCTGGCCACCCAGCTCGCCGGCGGTGAGGCAAAGAACATCGAGACCAGGGCCATCAAGCGAGCCTCGGTGGTCGAAGACTATGTCGGCCCCACCCGTTTCTTCCTCTCACCCGGCGCCGGGTTCGTGACCGGGCAGACCCTGGTGGTCGACGGCGGCTCGATCCGCCGCTGA
- a CDS encoding MFS transporter, with protein sequence MSKVTTRQAVPEMMTPPGQESRAKAWGLTSVLVLLYTVNYSDKILLGLVAQPLKDEFGLTSAQIGLAASVFFFAFSAGGFFAGLINKWATLKWSLMALAVIWAACMVPMIVAGSFVVLLVSRFLLGLTEGPSGALIHTAAYSWHPIEKRSMPGAFIASSSSLAKIAAAPALAFLIVQFGWHSAFVAMLVVGLGWCALWYFTWRPGPYGEVRIPGVKGSATTPAPAVPWMSIFRTRTFLGALAAVIPMYALLTAVLTWLPSYFEVGLGFTRFQAGAMFGFPSIAAMLAMFSSTYLSDKFMSRGVSSRIMRGIVPAAGLLVCGVSMAVLPYIGTPIVVVVVVSIGYGIGCILAPIMNAAISQICPKNQVAGSLGMFLALMALGGIVAPPLTGMIVDQAVSPAVGYAQSFQIFGIVSIVGAILAMILVDPDRDSARVMAQLKTAA encoded by the coding sequence ATGTCCAAAGTGACCACACGGCAGGCAGTGCCAGAAATGATGACGCCACCGGGTCAAGAGTCACGCGCAAAGGCGTGGGGCCTGACGTCAGTACTGGTTTTGCTGTACACCGTCAACTACAGCGACAAGATCCTGCTCGGACTTGTCGCCCAACCCCTCAAAGACGAATTCGGGCTCACGTCAGCTCAAATCGGGCTGGCCGCGAGCGTGTTCTTCTTCGCGTTCTCGGCCGGGGGGTTCTTTGCCGGACTCATCAACAAGTGGGCCACTCTTAAATGGTCCCTGATGGCATTGGCCGTCATTTGGGCGGCCTGCATGGTCCCCATGATCGTCGCAGGCAGCTTCGTGGTTCTCCTGGTCAGCCGATTCCTGCTCGGCCTGACAGAAGGCCCATCGGGTGCGCTCATCCATACGGCCGCGTATTCATGGCACCCCATCGAAAAGCGCTCCATGCCCGGGGCGTTCATCGCCTCTTCAAGTTCGCTGGCAAAGATCGCCGCCGCACCGGCATTGGCCTTCCTCATCGTGCAATTCGGCTGGCATTCGGCCTTCGTTGCCATGCTCGTCGTCGGCCTGGGCTGGTGCGCGCTGTGGTACTTCACCTGGCGTCCGGGACCCTACGGCGAAGTCCGGATCCCGGGTGTCAAGGGTTCGGCCACTACTCCAGCTCCCGCCGTTCCGTGGATGTCGATCTTCCGCACGCGGACCTTCCTGGGTGCACTTGCGGCCGTTATCCCCATGTACGCCCTGCTGACCGCTGTCCTCACGTGGTTGCCGTCGTACTTCGAAGTCGGACTGGGTTTCACCCGCTTCCAGGCCGGAGCCATGTTCGGGTTCCCCAGCATCGCGGCAATGCTCGCAATGTTCTCCAGCACGTACCTCAGTGACAAGTTCATGAGCCGGGGCGTGAGCTCGAGGATCATGAGGGGAATCGTCCCGGCAGCAGGACTCCTTGTGTGCGGCGTATCGATGGCGGTGCTGCCCTACATCGGCACACCGATCGTCGTCGTAGTAGTTGTCTCAATCGGCTACGGAATCGGCTGCATCCTCGCCCCGATCATGAACGCAGCCATTTCCCAGATCTGTCCCAAGAATCAAGTAGCTGGTTCATTGGGCATGTTCCTTGCCTTGATGGCCCTTGGTGGCATCGTCGCCCCGCCATTGACCGGAATGATCGTGGACCAGGCAGTTTCACCTGCCGTCGGGTACGCACAATCCTTCCAAATATTCGGCATTGTTTCGATCGTCGGCGCGATTTTGGCCATGATCCTGGTGGATCCCGACCGTGACTCGGCGCGAGTGATGGCACAGCTTAAGACTGCTGCCTGA